The DNA window CGGCGTTCCGTTACCGCGTCAATAATCCTTTCATCCAGGCTTTCGCCGCATTCCTGTCTCTCCGCGATCACATTTTTACGGATCTTCTGCCGGCTGATATCCACAAACGGCGCCAGATGCGCCAGTGTAAAGGATTGTCCGCCATACTGGTTGCTGGCCACCTGCGCTACGATCTGAGTGGTCACATTACACGCGGTAAAGAAGCTGTGCGGTTTTTCAATCAGCGTTTCACTGATGACCGTTCCGTTCTGCAGCATATCTTCCAGATTGATGAGATCACAATTATGCTCTCTCTGGGCAAAATAGTCAGAATCATGAAAATGGATGATTCCTTCTTCGTGAGCCTGCACGATCTCCTCCGGCAGGAGCACTCTTTTTGTCAGGTCCTTGCTCACCTCGCCGGCCATATAATCTCTCTGGGTAGAATTAATGACCGGGTTCTTATTGGAATTCTCCTGGTTCACCTCTTCATTGATATTGTCCAGAAGAGAGAGTATCCCGTTATCCGTTGTATTTGATTTCCTTTTCAGTTCTCTTTTATAACGGTAACGGACATACTTTTGGGCCACCTCGTAACCGCGCATCTCCATGATCCCGGTTTCCACCATATCCTGAATATCTTCCACGTTCACCGCGTGAGTAAAATCTTTTACCTTCCCGGCTATGTTATCTGCGATCGCTATGATCTGGTATTCATTCATCTGATGGATCTTATCCACCTCATTGTTCGCGGCCTTGATCGCGTTGATGATCTTCTCCAAATGAAAGTCTACTTCTTCTCCATTGCGCTTGATTACCTTAGTTTTTACTTGAATGTCCATTCTTACTCCCTTCTATTTTATACCAAATATTGATATTTCTTACATTCTTTTACTATATTTAGTGTCTTGTACTATCATACACTACTTGTTCCGAAAAGGGAAGAGGCAACTCCGTAATTTTTCAATCGGGGCCGGGGGATTTTTAAAAATCCCCCGGCCCCGATCGTTTTTCCGGCATTTCGCTTACATCTCCCAATATTCTTCTTATTTTTTTGTCTATTTTCCCTTTTTATATGTTGACATTTGTAATACTTATATGTAAAATGTAACTCAAACATAAGTTACAAAAGATTTATTACTGTTACATTTGTAACAGTCATGAGAGTAAAAAGGAGGAACATTATGAACACAACAGCAAGAATGAACCATATCTTTCAGCCGGATGGCAAAACCTTTATCCTGGCTATGGACCACGCAGCGAACTTCAACACTCTGCCGGCTCTGCAGAATCCTAAGAAGCTGGTCCGTGAGATCGCTTCTGCCGGCGCAGATGCGTTCCTTAGCACCGTAGGTATGGCAGAACACTTGACCGATTCTTTCCTCGGAAAAGGAATCATCGTAAGGACAGACGGCGGTGTATCCTTCCTGGGAGACCGCAGCAAAGCCATGAAAATTACTGTTACCGCCGAGGATCTGGCAAGAATGGGCGCTGACTCTGTCATCACCATGAGCTTTCCAGGCTCCAAATTCGAGAACGAATACTTAAGCAACCTGACCAAATTATGTATGGACTGTCATAAATGGGGTATCCCGGTACTGGCAGAGGCTCTTCCAAGAGGATTCGAGCCAGCGGAAGATTCCAGAACACCGGAGAATCTTACATTTGCCTGCCGTCAGAGCGTTGAGCTTGGCGCGGATTATGTAAAGACCAACTACACCGGAGACCAGGAATCCTTCAAAAACCTGGTAGAAGCGACTTACAAACCAGTTGTGATCCTTGGCGGAGCTAAGAAGGTTCCGGTAGAACAGCTTCTTCAGGAAATCAAAGACGCAATGGAAGTAGGCGGCGCTGGTGTAGCAATGGGAAGAAATATCTGGGGACATGAGAATCCGGTTGGATACACCGCGGCCATCGCGAAACTGATCCACGAAGACTGCAGCGTAGAAGCCGCCATGAAAGAAATGAATAAAACATTTGCTGTATAACAAATCAGGAGGGAATAGACGTGAGTACATTTAAAGTAGCTGTCCTTGAGGACGTAAAGAAAATCGCATTTCACGATGCAGAAAAAAGAGAACCAGGTGACAAACAAGTCCTGGTAAAGGTAGATTCCTGCGCCATTTGTACCCTGGAGCAGCGGGTATACACCGGCGTTATGAACCGGTATCCGTTTGCCGGCGGACACGAGGCCGCTGGTGTAGTTGAGTCTGTCGGCGCGAAAGTAAACGGCGTAAAAGCCGGAGACAAAGTAGCCATCCGTCTTTTAAACTCCTGCGGCGAGTGCTACTACTGCCGCAACGGCCATGAGAATCTTTGCGTGAAATCCTTCATCGCGGAGACTCAGGAATGTGCCATGGGACCTGGCGGTTTCTCTGAATACATGATGGTAAACGCAGAAGATGTTTATAAAATGGCAGACGACATCGACCTCTCTCACGCCGCTCTCTCCGAACCGCTTGCCTGCTGTGTGCACAGCATCCGCAACGGACAGGTAGAGCTTGGAGATGATGTTGTTGTCATCGGTGTAGGAATCATGGGCGCGCTGCATATCCAGCTTGCCAAATTAAAAGGCGCAAGAGTCATCGCCTGCGAACTGGACGCAAAACGTCTGGAAGTCGCTAAGAAGATGGGCGCTGATATTCTGATCAATTCCGGTGAAGTTGATCCGGTTGACGAGATAAAGAAACTGACAGACGGAAGAGGCGCGGACGCCGTATTCTGCACAGTACCCGTTGCCGCTCTGGCAAAACAGGCTGTCGACATGACAGGAAAGATCGGACGGACCGTTTTCTATACTTCCTTCCATCCAGACCTGCCGATCGAGGTAAGCCCGAACAAGATCCACTCTTCCGAGCAGATCATCACAGGTACTGTCAATCCTCAGAAGAAGGACTTCCTGATCGCGACCAGACTGCTGTCCTCCAAATTAGTGGACATGTCTGCGCTGATCTCCGATAAGCTGCCTCTGGCAGATATCGAGAAAGCTCTGGAAGAAGCTGTCCTTCCAGACACTTACAGAATCATCGTACAGCCATAACGGTCACGAACCGTCAAAGTCTCTCTCAAGCCAGTTGATAAAAGGGCTGTTCGAGAGGTATAATAGACCTATCAAGATCACGGAGGATGGGTTTATGAAAAACATAAATTTGTCAGAAGAAAAATTAGGGGAATACCAAAGAGTCGCCTACTATTACTATAAGGCAGGACTTACACAGGAGGATATCGCGAAACGTATGAACATGTCTCGTCAACGGGTGAATCGGATCGTCAGCGCCTGTGTGGATCTTGGTATTGTAAAGATTACTATTCAGGATCTGGACAAATCAAACCTCGAACTGGAGACGGAGCTTGAGCAGAAATATAATTTAACTGGAGTCAGAATCGTAAATAATATCGTTGAAGACAATCTCGTTCGAGAGTTGGGGATCGCGGCAGGCGCCTATCTGCAGAGCATCCTCAAAAAAGGAGATATCATCGGAGTAACGAGGGGGCGGACAACAGCGGCCATGGCTGACTACTGGACTCCTTCCTCCTCCCTTCCGCAAGATCTGACGGTAACACAACTGATCGGAAACGCAAAAGAATCCGACTCCCATACCGGAGTCAACAGCATCGTATACCGTCTCGCGGAGAAACTGGGGGCCAGAGAATCCCTGATGCTCGCTCCTGTCATTGTACGGAGCGAGGCGCTGAAGCAATCAATCCTCAGTGATCCGTTTTATCAGGAATCCTATTCCATCTTCAAGCGCTGCACCATCGCCGTTGTGGGAATCGGGACCGCCCAGAGCCAGTGGAAGCATATGATCTCCCTCTATGACCGGACGGATATGGAACAGTCCAAATGGACAAAAGATGTAGCAGGTGAAGTCTGCACGCACTTTTTCGATAAAAACGGGAACGAAGTGATCCCTCCTTTCGGAGATCAGATCATCGCCATCCCTCTTGAAGATTATCAAAATATTCCAACCCGGATCGGAGTCGCCGGCGGTCTTGAAAAAACCGAGGCCATCCGCGCGGCTTTAAACGGGAACTATGTCAACGTATTGATCACTGACTTCCAGACCGCAAATGAACTTATAGTATAGGGCAGACCCAGAACCTCTGCCCTCTCAAAAAGGAAAGGAGAATTATCATATTAATGTTTTCCCTTTTGCATTGGTGTGGTAGAGTGAAAGTGTATGTCAAACAACAACAGTAATCAGGGTGGATCACTGGGATTAGGCACTTGTGTCGCCATGATCGCCGGTGGTATGATCGGTAGTTCTATCTTTTCATTGTCCGGACTGACAATGACATCTGCGGGTCCTTCCGCAATCCTTACATGGGCGATCGCCGCGGTCATCATGCTCTGCTATGGGCTGATCTGTGCGGAATTGTCCACACGTTTCCCAAAATCAGGCGGTGTATTCGTATTCCCCTCCAAAGCGCTTGGCAAGACCGAGAAAGAAGGCGCTCTCTGGGGCTGGATCTCTACCTGGGGATATATCAATGCCAACATCGTAGCTATCGCGTTCGCCGCGATCTATGTTGGTACATATCTGAGCGTTGGTTTCCCAATTTTCGCAAATATGCAGATTCCGCTGGCGCTGATCGCGGTTGCGTTCATCACCATTTTGAACTGCGTGAATTTTGCGCTGGCCGGAAAAGTAAATAACCTGCTGGTATTGGCTCTTGTCATCACTATGGTGGCATACATTGCCATTTCCTTTGGATCCGGTGAGTGGGACACGAGTCTCCTGACTCCATTCTTTACCCAGGGATCCGCAGGGTCTACCGGCTTCTTGGCTATGGTTCCCACCGCTATGACAGGATATGGTTCTATCGTAGCCATGGCCTTCATGGTATCTGAAGTAAAGAATCCAAACCGGAACGTGCCAAGATCTGTTCTGATCGCCATGATCCTGGTTCTGTGCCTGTACCTTGGCATGATCCTGGCAACCGTTGGCCTGATCAGCGCGGACTTCTTGATGGAGAATCCTGGAATGCAGTTTATCCCAATGTTCGCGGCCGCATTTACCAAACTGGCAGCCATTCCGTGGGTTTCTAAGCTGATCTCTATCTCCGCTCTTCTGGCTCTGCTGACAACCATGATGACGGTAACCTCTCTTACCTCAAGAGCGATCCAGGCAGCCGCGGAGAAAGGTTCCCTTCCAAAGAAGCTGTCCGAGACCAACAAATCGGGAGTACCCTCTTACGCTACTTTCGTGGTTATGATCCCAGCGGCGATCATCTCCTGCTTCCCGCAGTTTACCTCTACCATCGTCAGCTTCGGCGCGCTGTTTGCCACTGTTACGATCACGATCAATATCATCTCTCTTCTGAAAGCCAGAAGCAAGTTTGATCTTCCGGAAGGCGCGTTCCACGCTCCCGGCGGCAATGTACTGCCAATTTTCGCTCTGCTTTTGATCGTCATCTGCTACATTCCGGATATCATCGGCGGCGGATGGATGATCTGGGCTTACTCCATCGCATGGTACATCATCGGAATCATTTACTATAAGATCCGTATGAAAAACCAAAGCGCAGAATAAAAGGTAAGAGGTGAATACAAATGAATTGGCAGATTGAAAATATGGAAAATACCTGCGTGGCTTACGGCTGCTTTGACAGCATGCATAAAGGCCACATGGCAGTCGCGGAAAAAGTAAAGGAAACAGCACAGGAAAAGGGACTTACTCCCGTCATCATCAGCTGTCCGAAACCAGGCCGTGTATTACAGACCGAGGAAGAAAAGATCTATCTCTTCCAGAAAGCCGGCATCGAGACTGTCCTCACCTTCCCGTATGAAGGCGGAGGCGACTGCACAGAAACCGAATTTGTTCAGAAGATCCTGGCCGATAAATTAGGCGCAAAAGCGCTGGTCATCGGCGAAGGCCATGCGCATCTGGGAGAAATCCAGACAGCCGCGGCGGCTGCCGGGATTGACGTTGTACTGTGCGAGACACAGGAAAAAGACGGGCATCCCATTACAGACGAAATGGTCAAAGAAGTCTTTGACGCATGCAAATTTGATGAATTTATCGAATTATGCGGACATCCTTATATCATGATCGGGGAAGTCGAGCACGGAAAGGCTCTTGGGAGAACGGTAGGCATGCCGACCGCCAATCTTTCCAGCGTAGAAGACAAGATCAAACCGCTGGACGGCGTGTACGCTACTGTTGTACACGTAGACGACGAGCTCTATAAGAGTATGACCAACATCGGAAAACGGCCGTCCGTAGACAGCTTCGACTATGTGACCATCGAAGCGTTCATCCTGGATTTCTCCAGAGACATCTACGGCAAAACGCTGGTGCTGGAAGTACATCAGTTTGTCCGCGGCGTTCAGAAATTCGCCAATCTGGAAGAAGTACAGAAACAAGTACAGAAAGATATCCAGAAAGTACGCGAAGTCTTAGAAAACGCGGTTAACGAGAACAATTAACTATCACTTCCCATACACGTTTAACGGGGCCGGGGGATTTTTAAAAATCCCCCGGCCCTAATGAGAAAGGAGACTCAAAAATGACCAGAAAAGTGATCAAAATGACAAATGCCAGAACTCTGGAGATTTTCGAGGAACCCATTCCAGAATTGGGGCCTCATGATATTCTTCTCAAAATTACGATCGCGGGAATCTGCCGCAGTGAAATGCCCACTTATCTGGGGGAAGGCGCCATGCTGATGAAAGGACCTCTCGGATTTTCCTGCATCACAGATTATGTCCCCTATCCGGCCAGCTTTGGTCATGAACCTACCGGCGTTGTAGAAAAAGTAGGTTCCCAGGTGACCCGCTTCGCTCCGGGAGACCGGGTATCAGGAGCGGGAGGCGGCGCATTCGCCTCTCACATCATCTCCAGTGAGTTCGCCCCACTGATCAAACTGCCTGAAAGCGTGTCCGAATATGACTGTCTGGCAGAGCCTGTCATGTGCTGCTGCAACATCGTCCGGGACATTACTCCGCCGGAAGGGGGATTCATTGCCCTTGTGGGCTGCGGCTATATGGGCCAGGTATGCTTAAGCCTGCTCCATGCTCACGGCGTGGAGAACATCGCCGTCTTCGATCCTCTTCCCGCCCGCCGGGAAAAAGCGCTCTTACTTGGCGCCAAATGGGTCTTCGATCCCAGTAAACCGGATGCTATCGCGGAAGCGCTGAAGGTAACCGGAGGCGCAGGCTTTGACCGGGCTATCGAACTGTCCAAGGGATTAGACGGCTTAAGCGTGGCCGTATCCCTTATGAAGATGCCCACCGAGACAGACCGGGGTATCATTGCCGCCTCCTCTGTCTATGACAAGCACGAAATGTGGCCCACCGCTCTTGGCTTTGAGCTGATGTGCCGGTGTCCCGAACTCCATTTCGTTCATCCCGGCTTTATTCCCGATACCGAGGGGCTCATGCGGGAAGCGGTAGAGGCTTACGAAAAGGGTTATGTGCCAAAAGACGGCTTCATTACCCACCGCTTCCGTCCGGAAGAACTTGGGAAGGCCTATGAGATGATGGAAGAGGATGACGAAAGCTATCTGAAAGGCGTTGTCGTCTTCGATTAAAATCGCCAATTTCACTCACTTTGTTCCTCTTATAAAAGGAGCGGTTCACAACTGAACCGCTCCTTTCGTCTTGGTACTAAATCTGGTCTCTGATCGCCTGCATCTCTGATACGATGTCGTCAACGTCCAGAACCATTTCCATCATTCCAACCTGCTCATCATAAACAGCTTCGTCAAACTCTTCCTTGATCTCAGGTTCGCATACATGATATACCGTGAGTCCAAGCTGGACCCCAGTCAATGGACCTGCGAAAGTAGGATCGCCAAGAGTTACGGTCTCTGCCGCAAGACCCGCGGCTTCGCCCTCTGCCGCGCCAAGAACTACAACTAAGTTCTCCGCGCCGTACTCTTCAGCGAATTCTTTTACTCTCTTCTGGTTCTCCAGATCCATTGCGCCTGCGCTCGTTCAGACGAAACATTCCGTGGATGAAAATACAACTTCCGCGCCGGCGGTCTTTACGCACTCTGCGATAGCCGGGCCCGGGATTCCATCACGGTCTCCGATAATTATTGCTTTTTTTCCTTCTAAAATAGCCATAATTATGCTTTTCTCCTTTCTCCTGATTTTATATAGGGGAAATCTATCCCCTTATGATCTAGAAACCACCTTTTCAGATGTGTCTCTCAACCATCCTTTTATAAAGGCGAGAACTCCCGGTAATAGCAATACTGGTAGAAACGCTCGCCCTTCTTCTCATCCATATCAATGGGTGACATCTGAGTGGCAAAAGCGGAGAGCGAGATCCTGGCCCACTCAGGTACTCGTTCAAAATATTCTTCCTCGTCTACGCCGGCCGCTTCAAAGCTATTCGGAATCCCAAGGGCCGCGTTCATTTTTTGGATGTGGACGAACAACTGCTTAAAAAGAGATTCTTCATCTCCAACATACCCCAGTCTGCGGGCAAGCACCGCATATTCCGGCAGCGGTCCTGTGATCCGCATCGCGTGGGACAGCATGATTCCGCAAGTAATCCCATGGGCCAGTCCAAACGCGGGTCCCGGATGGTCATAGGAATGGACAATTCCGGTACAAGAGTTCGTGATCGCGATCCCGGCCATCGTCGCCGCCACATGCAGTTTCTCCCTGGCCTTTTTCCTCGTTTCCTCTTCCATGTTCGGATCAACGGCCGCCGGAAGGTTCTCCAGAATATCCAGCGCCGCCTCTAGCGCGAGAGCTTTCGTAAACACATTCGAATTCTTTGCGATCGATGCCTCCACCGCGTGACAGAGAGCGTCCAGTCCGCCCGCGATCTGAACAGAGCGAGGCAGCCCATCGGTAAGGTCCGCGTCGATAACCGCGTAATGAGGGATCAGCGTATTGGAGAGCATCAATTTTTTTACCCGCGTCTTTGGCTCGACAAAAACAGCGGCGGAAGATGTTTCCGACCCTGTCCCGCTGGTTGTCGGCACCGCCGCCAGCAATGCCTTAGATCCAAGAGGCGGCAGACTATACGGCCGCAGGCTGTCTTCAAACGTAAGCTCCGGATTCTCATAGAAAAGATGAATCCCCTTCGCCACATCCAGAACGCTTCCTCCTCCAACCGCCAGGATCAGATCCGGCTGAAACTGGCATACTTTTTCCAGATTGTCAAAAATATCCCGGATCTCCGGTTCATGGTCGATCGTTGCCAGATACCGGATCTGTGCCTCCTGCCCCTGAAACACTTCCCTGATCCGCGAAAGGACCGATTCATCATATCCAAGGACACCGATCCTCTTCCTTCCCAGCGTCGGCAGAAAAGAGCAGGAGCCCCGGCCGCAGATGATCTTCGGCATGTAGAGCTGCTTAAATCCTTCCATATCACACCTCTTCTTTCGTATACAATTTGGATTCCAAGATACACGCAACTATTTCTACCCTTATATATAGCACCCGCTATAGATGAAGTCAATATCATTAATTATTTTAAATATAGAATATTTTTATCCATTCTATTTTTAGAATCTTATTTTACCCCTCCCCCGGTCCTACTTTTTGTATATTCTGTACACTTTTCTTTCTTTTTAATGACATATATCATCCAAAATATGTAGCAAACGCCAAATTTTAAAATACATTTGTAACATCATTGACAAATTTGTAACCTTGGATTACAGTTTAATCAAAGATAGAAACATTCTATATATAGAATATTTTTAAAGGAGGTATATTTATGAACCCAATGGAACATGTCCGGAAAGAGACTTATCAGCTTTTCATCAACGGCAAACGGGTAACACCGGAAAAACCAGACACTTTCCAGGCGATCAATCCAGTCAACAACGAACCTTTCGCAACCATCTACAAAGCTGGTGAGAAAGAGACAAACATGGCTATCGCGGCGGCCAGGGAGGCTTTCGACCATGGCCCGTGGGGAAAAATGTCCTGTAGAGAGCGTTCCGATCTGCTCTACAAGGCGGCGGAACTCCTCCAGGAGCGGTTAGAAGAGTTTGCGGCGGTAGAGACATTGGAATGCGGCAAACTTTACGGAAGCGCGTACTACTATGACGGAGACAAATCCGTAGATGCGCTCAAATACTTCGCGGGACTGACCCGCTGCATGAAAGGCGAGATCGTACCGATCGACAATGACACCGTTAACCTGGTACAGTGGTATCCTCACGGAGTTGTGGGCGAGATCCTTCCATGGAACGGACCATTCATGATGGGCTGCCAGAAGATCGGCGCCATCCTTGCCGCAGGCAATACCTGTGTTGTAAAACCCTCTTCCTGGGGCTCATTGACCATGCTGATGTTCGCGGAACTGCTTACGGAAGCCGGATTCCCGGATGGAGTTGTCAACGTGGTGACCGGTTCCGGCCGCATCGTTGGAGACGCGCTGGTAAAGAGCGAGGATGTTGACATGGTTGCCATGACCGGCGGAACCGAGACAGGGAAAGCGATCATTGCTTCTTCCAGCGAGACCGTCAAAGACGTGGCTCTGGAACTTGGCGGCAAGAGCCCGAATATCGTTTTCGATGATGTTGACGTCGACGACGTTGTGAAGTGGGCAAAATTCGCGTTTACTCTGAACTCCGGCGAGGTGTGCGTATCCGGTACAAGACTGATCCTTCAGAGAGGCATTTACGAAGAATTCCTGGAAAAGTTAAAGAAAGAATGCGAAAGCGCTGTTCCGGGCGATGGCTTCGATCCTAATGTCACACTGGCTCCATTGATCCACAAAGAGCATTGCGATGAAGTATGGCAGTATATCGAATCCGGAAAGGAACAGGGCGCTCGGCTGATCTGCGGCGGAGAGCATTACACCGATCCGGAACTGGCCAAAGGAAATTTTGTTCCGATCACTGTATTTGCTGACGTAACACCGGATATGAAGATCTTCCAGGAAGAAATCTTTGGGCCAGTACTGTGCGTAACTCCTTTCGATACGGAGGAAGAGGCGATCGAAATCGCCAATGGTACGAAGTTTGGTCTGGCAGGCGGAGTATTTACCAAAGATATGAAGAAAGGACTGCGGGTCGCTCAGGCTGTAAAAGGCGGACAGATCTATGTAAACTCCTACTTCTCCACAGCAATGGTAGAATCTCCGGGAACCGGATGGAAGCAGTCAGGAATCGGCGTTGCCGGGATCAAGAAATACATGATCTCCAAGACCATCTTCCTGAATACCAAGGATGGAAACGTACCATATTAATTGATCCACCGCTCCTCTTAGGACATCAGGGTTTGCTTGATTTTCCTTAAATTGTTATAATGAAATAAAATATCGTCTCCAAAGACGACAGAAAGGAAAAGGATTGCAGCATCCTGGAAAAGAAGGAATGGAAAATCAAAACACAGATAATCTAAATATTGGAATGAGAATCCGAAAGCTGAGGAAGATTCGGGGCATCACTTTAGAAAAGCTGGCCCAGGAGACAGGGATGGGCTACTCCTACCTGTCGGAACTGGAGAACAATAAACACTCCATCTCCATCAACAATCTTCAGAAGCTGGCGGCATACTTTAACGTGAATCTGATCCATTTTCTGGAGCAGGACACCAGGGAAAATGTATTGATCCGCAAGAAGGACCGGAATCATCTGGTAACAGAAGACGGTATCGTCTTCCAGGCAATCTCATCGGAAGAAGCCCAAAATATGCAGATCACATTCATCGAACTTCCCGCGAACACTCCAAAGAAAGGACAGAGACGCATACATAAACACCCGCAGGGGGAGGAATTTATCACGGTCACGGACGGTGAAGCGGTCGTGGTAGTAGAAGAAGAAAAATACGTTCTGAAGGAGGGGGATTCTATAATCTTCCCCTCCAACAAAGAACATGTGATCTATACGGAAGAAAAAGGCGCAAAACTTCTGCTGATAGGCGCGCCTCCATATGCGGACAAGATCACGGAGCAGATTCCTTAAAAAGGGAGCCTGGTCTTGCCCCGCGTCTTCTTAAGATCATTACTGCAAAACCTCCTGGCCCGCGGGTAGACAGGAGGTTTTTATGAGCAACGAATCAAAAGGTTTATCGAAAAAAGCATGTATCATGATGGCCGTTGGCGGCATGGTAGGAAGCTCGATCTTCAGCCTTTCCGGCGTTACCTACAGCATGGCCGGCGCGGCCGCGATCCTGACCTGGTTCCTGGCCGGCGCGATCTTGCTGCTGTACGCGCTGAATATCGCGGAGCTTGCCACTACCTTCCCTAAATCCGGCGGAATCTACGTGTATCCGCACGTGGTGCTGGGAAAAACGGAAAAGGGAAAAGATTTTGCCGGGTGGATGTCCGCTTGGTCCTGGCTGAATGTCAGTGTCTTCGGCACTACTTTCTCCGCCATCTGTGTCAGCACCTACCTTGGAAGCTTCTTCCCGGTAGTCCAGACAAATAAAGCCCTCTCCATCCTGGTGCCGATCGTATGGATCGCGCTGACCTGGTTCTTAAACGCCAGAAGCGCCAACGCCTTTGGAAAAATCCACAATAAGATCACTTACGCGCTGCTGTTTGTCCTGATCGTTTATATCATCCTTGGCCTTGCCAATGGTGACGGCGCAAATATGCAGCCCTTCGTATCCGGCAATATGGGAGGCATGGGAGTGATCGCCGGAATCCCGATTGCCATGCTGGGGTATGGTTCCATCATCGCCGTTGCTTCCTTTGGCGGCGAGATTGAGGATCCAAAGAAGAATATTCCGAAGATCATCGTAACCGCGGTTGTCATGACCATCGTTGTCTACTGCATGATCCTGTTCGCCACCTTCCGGATGGCATCCGTTGATTCTCTTGTAGCGGCCAACGCTCAGTATTTCCCGCTGGCATTCGCTCTTGGAAGCGTTATGACCGGCAAATGGGGATGGGTCGTATCCATCGTTCCTCTGGCGGCTCTGCTGGCGCTGACCACCAATATGAGTATGATGATGCTGGATGCGGGCCGTACCGTTATGGCTACCGCTCAATCAGGATTCCTGCCGAAGAAGCTTGGAGAAGTACATCCAGAGAAGCACACACCTATCGCGGCCCTGTCTGTTGTCGCCGTGATCTGTGTCATCTTGTCACTGGAGCCTGATTTTATCAACATCATTATCAATGCCGGTTCCATCTGTTCCGCTATCACAGTAGCCATCATCTCTGTTACTCTGATGACGCTGCGCAGGAAACAAAAAACAGGAGAGATTACGGAAAAAGGCGAATTTAAAGTTCCGGGAGGCAGTCTGTTCCCAGTCATCACTCTGGTGGTGATCCTGATCACCTTAGTTCTCCTGTACTTTGGAGACGGCGGACAGACCTCTTACTTAGTAGCCATCATATGGTATGTGATCGGACTTGTCATTTTTGCGATCAAAAGCGCAGTATCTAAAAAATAGGAAGGAAAGAAAACTATGTTAAGAGCAGTATATTATATCAACCAGTTCTATGCTGGTATCGGCGGCGAAGAAAAAGCCGATATCGGACTGGAAGTCTATGATGAGAAAAAAGGTCCCGCCGCAGGGATCGAGCCTATGTGGAAAGGTGAGATGGAGGTTGTCAAAGTCCTGATGTGCGGCGATAACTTTATCAACACCGATGACAAATTCCAGGAGATCCTCCC is part of the Lachnospiraceae bacterium KGMB03038 genome and encodes:
- a CDS encoding iron-containing alcohol dehydrogenase, yielding MEGFKQLYMPKIICGRGSCSFLPTLGRKRIGVLGYDESVLSRIREVFQGQEAQIRYLATIDHEPEIRDIFDNLEKVCQFQPDLILAVGGGSVLDVAKGIHLFYENPELTFEDSLRPYSLPPLGSKALLAAVPTTSGTGSETSSAAVFVEPKTRVKKLMLSNTLIPHYAVIDADLTDGLPRSVQIAGGLDALCHAVEASIAKNSNVFTKALALEAALDILENLPAAVDPNMEEETRKKAREKLHVAATMAGIAITNSCTGIVHSYDHPGPAFGLAHGITCGIMLSHAMRITGPLPEYAVLARRLGYVGDEESLFKQLFVHIQKMNAALGIPNSFEAAGVDEEEYFERVPEWARISLSAFATQMSPIDMDEKKGERFYQYCYYREFSPL
- a CDS encoding aldehyde dehydrogenase — protein: MNPMEHVRKETYQLFINGKRVTPEKPDTFQAINPVNNEPFATIYKAGEKETNMAIAAAREAFDHGPWGKMSCRERSDLLYKAAELLQERLEEFAAVETLECGKLYGSAYYYDGDKSVDALKYFAGLTRCMKGEIVPIDNDTVNLVQWYPHGVVGEILPWNGPFMMGCQKIGAILAAGNTCVVKPSSWGSLTMLMFAELLTEAGFPDGVVNVVTGSGRIVGDALVKSEDVDMVAMTGGTETGKAIIASSSETVKDVALELGGKSPNIVFDDVDVDDVVKWAKFAFTLNSGEVCVSGTRLILQRGIYEEFLEKLKKECESAVPGDGFDPNVTLAPLIHKEHCDEVWQYIESGKEQGARLICGGEHYTDPELAKGNFVPITVFADVTPDMKIFQEEIFGPVLCVTPFDTEEEAIEIANGTKFGLAGGVFTKDMKKGLRVAQAVKGGQIYVNSYFSTAMVESPGTGWKQSGIGVAGIKKYMISKTIFLNTKDGNVPY
- a CDS encoding helix-turn-helix domain-containing protein, with the translated sequence MENQNTDNLNIGMRIRKLRKIRGITLEKLAQETGMGYSYLSELENNKHSISINNLQKLAAYFNVNLIHFLEQDTRENVLIRKKDRNHLVTEDGIVFQAISSEEAQNMQITFIELPANTPKKGQRRIHKHPQGEEFITVTDGEAVVVVEEEKYVLKEGDSIIFPSNKEHVIYTEEKGAKLLLIGAPPYADKITEQIP
- a CDS encoding amino acid permease, with product MSNESKGLSKKACIMMAVGGMVGSSIFSLSGVTYSMAGAAAILTWFLAGAILLLYALNIAELATTFPKSGGIYVYPHVVLGKTEKGKDFAGWMSAWSWLNVSVFGTTFSAICVSTYLGSFFPVVQTNKALSILVPIVWIALTWFLNARSANAFGKIHNKITYALLFVLIVYIILGLANGDGANMQPFVSGNMGGMGVIAGIPIAMLGYGSIIAVASFGGEIEDPKKNIPKIIVTAVVMTIVVYCMILFATFRMASVDSLVAANAQYFPLAFALGSVMTGKWGWVVSIVPLAALLALTTNMSMMMLDAGRTVMATAQSGFLPKKLGEVHPEKHTPIAALSVVAVICVILSLEPDFINIIINAGSICSAITVAIISVTLMTLRRKQKTGEITEKGEFKVPGGSLFPVITLVVILITLVLLYFGDGGQTSYLVAIIWYVIGLVIFAIKSAVSKK